The following are from one region of the Aspergillus chevalieri M1 DNA, chromosome 1, nearly complete sequence genome:
- the hel10 gene encoding putative high expression lethality protein Hel10 (COG:S;~EggNog:ENOG410PZ7J;~antiSMASH:Cluster_1.1), translated as MSGYDPYNQGQYGHGGYQQGGYGGQGYGQGGYPPQQGYGQHQGQGYGHQQYGHGDHYSQQHHQQGGYYGQQQPHDQYQQHQQHGSHEQAPDGAQDGERGLAGALAGGAAGGFAGHKANHGFLGTIGGAIMGSIAEDALKKHKNKDEGQQHPPGYGPPSQYGGSSHGGSGMMDQLGGFFKK; from the exons ATGTCTGGCTACGATCCCTACAACCAAGGTCAATACGGCCACGGCGGCTACCAGCAGGGCGGCTACGGTGGTCAAGGCTACGGCCAGGGTGGCTACCCCCCTCAGCAAGGTTACGGCCAGCACCAGGGTCAGGGCTATGGTCACCAGCAGTACGGCCATGGTGACCACTACAGCCAGCAGCACCACCAACAGGGCGGCTACTACGGCCAGCAACAGCCCCACGACCAGTaccagcagcaccagcagcacgg ATCCCACGAACAAGCTCCCGACGGCGCCCAGGACGGTGAGCGTGGTCTCGCAGGTGCTCTTGCAGGCGGTGCTGCGGGTGGTTTCGCTGGTCACAAGGCCAACCACGGTTTCCTCGGAACAATCGGTGGTGCCATCATGGGCAGTATCGCTGAAGACGCTCTCAAGAAGCACAAGAACAAGGATGAGGGCCAGCAACACCCTCCGGGCTACGGCCCCCCTTCGCAGTACGGTGGTTCCTCGCACGGTGGTTCTGGCATGATGGACCAGCTGGGCGGTTTCTTCAAGAAATAG
- the MRP4 gene encoding mitochondrial 37S ribosomal protein uS2m (BUSCO:EOG09263J7D;~COG:J;~EggNog:ENOG410PFVK;~InterPro:IPR023591,IPR005706,IPR001865,IPR018130;~PFAM:PF00318;~go_component: GO:0005840 - ribosome [Evidence IEA];~go_component: GO:0015935 - small ribosomal subunit [Evidence IEA];~go_function: GO:0003735 - structural constituent of ribosome [Evidence IEA];~go_process: GO:0006412 - translation [Evidence IEA]) produces the protein MIVRQLCVRQSRFLALNRPARMLGRFYSTETPIQTAVETPTRGQPVQPQDAEEYESFEELRMAAQERFRRAELRRQQRRSLGAVIEDGYDPEEILRNPPEPKDITLELLLASQTHLGHSTSRWNPQNSRYIFGIRDGIHIISLDQTAAYLRRAAKVVEEVAARGGLILFAGTRKDQKRTVVRAAELAKGYHIFERWIPGALTNGQQILGHCETKVVNALDEEITELKPNLEEHAALKPDLVVCLNPVENEVLLHECGLNNVPTIGIIDTDANPARVTYPIPANDDSLRSVGVIAGILGRAGEAGQKRRLEYARKGRFTYEPVDPKELGLKDTRETQPQAESRPQRQSENQDIQTAEAAANQ, from the exons ATGATTGTCCGGCAGTTGTGTGTGCGGCAGA GCCGCTTCCTGGCTCTCAACCGACCAGCTCGCATGCTAGGCCGATTCTACTCGACCGAAACCCCCATCCAGACCGCAGTCGAGACGCCTACCCGGGGCCAACCCGTCCAACCGCAAGACGCCGAGGAATATGAGAGCTTCGAAGAATTGAGAATGGCGGCTCAGGAGAGATTTAGGAGGGCAGAATTAAGGA GACAACAACGCCGCAGCCTTGGTGCTGTCATTGAAGATGGTTACGACCCCGAAGAAATTCTCCGAAACCCCCCTGAGCCTAAAGACATCACCCTCGAACTGCTCCTTGCCTCCCAGACACATCTCGGTCACTCGACGTCGCGCTGGAACCCCCAAAATTCGCGGTACATCTTCGGTATCCGAGACGGCATTCACATTATCTCCCTTGACCAGACCGCAGCATACCTACGCCGTGCAGCAAAGGTCGTGGAAGAAGTTGCAGCCCGGGGCGGTCTGATTCTGTTTGCTGGTACCCGGAAGGACCAGAAGAGGACGGTCGTGCGTGCCGCAGAACTGGCCAAAGGATACCATATCTTTGAGCGCTGGATTCCGGGTGCCTTGACCAATGGACAGCAGATTCTGGGGCATTGTGAGACCAAGGTTGTCAATGCGTTGGATGAAGAAATTACCGAGTTGAAACCAAATTTGGAGGAGCATGCTGCTCTTAAGCCGGATCTGGTGGTTTGCTTGAACCCCGTTGAGAACGAGGTTCTGCTGCACGAGTGCGGTCTCAACAACGTGCCTACTATCGGTATCATCGATACGGATGCCAACCCCGCCCGTGTGACATACCCTATTCCCGCCAACGATGACAGTTTGCGGTCTGTTGGCGTTATCGCTGGCATCCTGGGCCGGGCAGGTGAGGCTGGTCAAAAGAGACGGTTGGAATATGCTAGAAAGGGCCGATTCACGTATGAACCTGTTGACCCGAAGGAGCTTGGTCTGAAGGACACACGGGAGACTCAACCTCAAGCTGAGTCTCGGCCTCAGCGTCAGTCCGAGAACCAGGATATCCAGACAGCGGAGGCCGCCGCCAACCAGTGA
- a CDS encoding putative alpha-glucosidase (CAZy:GH31;~COG:G,M,O;~EggNog:ENOG410PHVK;~InterPro:IPR025887,IPR000322,IPR017853,IPR011013;~PFAM:PF13802,PF01055;~go_function: GO:0003824 - catalytic activity [Evidence IEA];~go_function: GO:0004553 - hydrolase activity, hydrolyzing O-glycosyl compounds [Evidence IEA];~go_function: GO:0030246 - carbohydrate binding [Evidence IEA];~go_process: GO:0005975 - carbohydrate metabolic process [Evidence IEA]), whose amino-acid sequence MPQKEYSPRDYKQVPTKDSQVHLSSKAKNNESFDFTFEPIRKNLFRVTFTSPGHPTPPFPSVTKPPTDLANVKVAVKDTAPTAKILEVGDITASIDWSHTPVITLSWTGDEVKPGSGQKALYKDLPLRSYVADGTGIAHYTEHDREALHVGLGEKRAPMDLSGRNFQLSATDSFGYDVYNTDPLYKHIPLLIKATPNGCVAIFSTTHGRGSWSVGSEIDGLWGHFKVYRQDYGGLEQYLLVGKTLKDVVHSYAELVGFPLLVPRWAYGYISGGYKYTMLDDPPAHEALIDFAEKLKKHDIPCSAHQMSSGYSISQTEPKVRNVFTWNRYRFPDPEKWIAKYHGYGIRLLTNIKPFLLQSHPDFERLTEEGSFFKDSDTKEPGYMRLWSAGGATGGDGCHIDFTSDFGFRWWYNGVLSLKRAGVDGMWNDNNEYTLPNDDWEHALDHPAVLDAAQKHPNAVGLWGRALHTELMGKASHDALLELEPKYRPFVLTRSATAGPQPSPELLLRWVQLGTHSPRFAINCFKTSPTNNQVGEVIEPWMYPEITPNIRAAIKRRYEILPYIYSLGLESHFTASPPQRWIGWGYESDPEIWSQKLKDGEEQFWLGDSLLVGGVYEAGVDVARVYLPRKQEDGEFDYGYVNLNEPYTYLAAGQWVDISSHWKTSIPLLARIGGAIPVGKDVQTRVPGDDTDASLAVQEVDDYRGVEIFPPKGSSHGRMFVNSWFEDDGISKETRTSKYTVRYSSTEEKVVVGFERDEKGFVPAWRDLDVILHYGDERRVDSDDGSVVEYKGKDGRGRVVYILKT is encoded by the exons ATGCCTCAGAAAGAGTACTCTCCCCGGGACTACAAACAAGTCCCAACCAAGGACTCTCAAGTCCACCTCTCATCCAAAGCAAAGAACAACGAATCTTTCGATTTTACTTTTGAGCCCATCCGCAAGAACCTCTTTCGGGTGACTTTCACATCCCCCGGCCATCCCACACCGCCATTCCCCAGCGTGACCAAACCACCAACCGACCTTGCTAATGTCAAAGTAGCCGTGAAAGACACCGCCCCAACAGCAAAAATCCTCGAAGTCGGCGACATAACTGCCTCAATCGATTGGAGCCACACCCCTGTCATCACGCTCTCCTGGACCGGCGACGAAGTCAAACCCGGATCCGGCCAAAAAGCCCTATACAAGGATCTCCCACTCCGTTCATATGTGGCAGATGGCACCGGCATCGCGCATTATACCGAACATGACCGCGAGGCTTTACACGTGGGATTGGGAGAGAAGCGCGCCCCCATGGACCTGAGCGGCCGCAACTTTCAACTCTCCGCGACAGACTCATTCGGGTACGACGTGTACAACACTGATCCGCTGTACAAGCACATCCCGCTACTCATCAAGGCGACTCCCAACGGGTGCGTGGCGATCTTCTCAACCACACATGGACGGGGTTCGTGGTCCGTGGGCTCTGAGATCGATGGTCTCTGGGGCCATTTCAAGGTCTACCGGCAGGACTATGGTGGTCTAGAGCAGTACCTCCTCGTCGGCAAGACACTAAAAGATGTCGTACACTCCTACGCAGAGCTAGTCGGTTTCCCACTCCTTGTTCCCCGCTGGGCATACGGGTACATATCCGGCGGGTACAAATACACCATGCTGGATGACCCGCCCGCGCACGAAGCCCTCATCGATTTCGCAGAGAAACTCAAAAAGCATGATATCCCCTGCTCCGCGCACCAGATGAGCTCTGGGTACTCGATCTCTCAAACAGAGCCGAAAGTCCGGAACGTGTTTACGTGGAATCGGTATCGGTTCCCGGACCCTGAGAAATGGATTGCGAAGTATCATGGGTATGGGATTCGGTTGCTTACAAATATCAAGCCGTTTCTTTTGCAGTCGCATCCTGACTTCGAGCGTCTTACCGAGGAAGGTTCCTTTTTCAAGGATTCTGATACCAAGGAACCGGGGTACATGCGTCTTTGGAGCGCTGGAGGTGCAACTGGTGGTGATGGATGCCATATCGATTTCACCTCGGATTTTGGGTTTAGATGGTGGTACAATGGCGTGCTGAGTCTGAAACGTGCGGGCGTCGACGGTATGTGGAACGATAACAACGAGTACACACTCCCCAACGACGACTGGGAACATGCCCTAGACCACCCAGCCGTTCTCGACGCTGCGCAGAAGCATCCCAATGCTGTTGGGCTCTGGGGTCGTGCGCTACATACAGAGCTGATGGGTAAGGCGTCGCATGATGCGCTGCTGGAGTTGGAGCCTAAGTATCGGCCGTTTGTATTGACGAGGAGTGCGACGGCTG GCCCCCAACCCTCCCCCGAACTCCTTCTCCGCTGGGTCCAACTAGGAACACACAGCCCCCGCTTTGCAATAAACTGCTTCAAAACCTCCCCAACAAACAACCAAGTCGGCGAAGTCATCGAACCATGGATGTACCCCGAGATCACACCCAACATCCGCGCCGCCATAAAGCGCCGCTACGAGATACTCCCCTACATCTACTCCCTGGGACTGGAGAGTCATTTCACCGCATCTCCGCCGCAGAGGTGGATTGGGTGGGGATACGAGAGCGATCCGGAGATTTGGAGTCAGAAACTCAAGGATGGCGAAGAACAGTTCTGGCTTGGAGATAGTTTACTGGTTGGTGGGGTTTATGAGGCTGGGGTTGATGTTGCGAGAGTTTATCTCCCGCGGAAACAGGAGGATGGGGAGTTTGACTATGGATACGTCAACTTGAACGAGCCGTATACTTACCTTGCGGCTGGGCAGTGGGTTGATATCTCCTCACACTGGAAGACTAGCATCCCGCTCCTTGCGCGGATTGGAGGCGCGATTCCCGTCGGGAAGGACGTTCAAACTCGCGTTCCTGGTGATGACACTGATGCTTCCCTGGCCGTTCAGGAAGTCGATGACTACCGGGGTGTGGAGATTTTCCCGCCAAAGGGTAGTTCGCACGGGCGTATGTTTGTGAATAGTTGGtttgaggatgatggaatTTCTAAGGAGACGCGGACTTCGAAGTATACGGTTCGGTATAGCTCAACTGAGGAGAAGGTGGTTGTTGGGTTTGAGCGTGATGAAAAGGGGTTTGTGCCGGCTTGGAGGGATCTGGATGTGATCTTGCATTATGGGGATGAGAGGAGGGTCGATTCCGATGATGGGAGTGTGGTTGAATATAAGGGGAAGgatgggagaggaagagtggTGTATATTTTGAAGACATGA
- a CDS encoding putative MFS transporter (COG:G;~EggNog:ENOG410QEI2;~InterPro:IPR011701,IPR036259;~PFAM:PF07690;~TransMembrane:12 (i58-76o105-126i133-151o163-183i195-214o226-246i295-318o330-351i358-378o390-409i421-441o453-476i);~go_function: GO:0022857 - transmembrane transporter activity [Evidence IEA];~go_process: GO:0055085 - transmembrane transport [Evidence IEA]), whose protein sequence is MSREVEISKAEERYVESIEPQAHPQHQTPSKPKYDDAADLINDLGHSPILTKETNTRVLRMIDLRLLPILLGIYFLQQIDKTTLSYASVFGLIEDANLHGQQYSWLGSVVYLSQLVVQPLVAYILVKVPLGKFLAVTMLFWGIALTCMTPSDTFAKLLVCRLFLGAFEAGIPPAFIAVTQMWYRRIEQPVRLGAWYAMNGVVNMFGSLITYGLGHIQSHIFEPYQIIFLFFGLITITFSAVVLIFMPDSPVRAKFLKEDDKLVAIERLRMNQQGVENNQWKWDHVKEACLDLKTWFWFVLMFAISLPSGGISTFGPLIIESFGFDQFKTILFNIPFGAVQLIATMGGAWMATALKMKGPVIVLLCLPSIAGCVMLLRIAHDVAHKAPLLAGYYIISVYPGITPLIYSWSAGNTAGETKKKVTTGLLLIGQCTGNVVGPNLYTTSDAPLYTRGLVSSLAMFCIIILLSLFNMAYLLLLNKKHEKQRVSMGKSSKIIDKSMAAVGTVFKEEEEGKVQQGEGVDDNAFRDLTDLDNEDFVYVY, encoded by the exons ATGTCCCGGGAAGTAGAGATCTCCAAAGCTGAAGAACGATATGTCGAATCCATCGAACCACAGGCCCATCCACAACATCAGACACCCAGCAAACCAAAATATGATGACGCTGCAGACCTCATAAATGACCTGGGCCACTCCCCCATCCTCACGAAAGAGACCAACACCCGTGTCCTTCGCATGATCGATCTGCGTCTCCTCCCGATTCTTCTAGGCATATACTTCCTACAGCAAATTGACAAGACCACCCTGTCCTACGCATCCGTGTTCGGACTGATTGAAGATGCCAACCTCCACGGCCAGCAATACTCCTGGCTTGGCTCGGTTGTCTACCTCTCCCAGTTGGTTGTCCAGCCGCTCGTCGCGTATATCCTGGTCAAGGTGCCGCTGGGGAAATTCCTGGCCGTGACGATGTTGTTTTGGGGAATTGCGTTGACGTGTATGACGCCGTCGGACACGTTTGCAAAGCTGTTGGTTTGTCGCTTATTTCTGGGTGCTTTTGAGGCGGGAATCC CACCGGCTTTTATTGCGGTCACGCAAATGTGGTATCGACGTATTGAACAACCTGTTAGATTAGGCGCATGGTACGCGATGAATGGTGTGGTCAATATG TTTGGGAGTTTGATAACATATGGCCTTGGACATATCCAGTCTCACATATTTGAGCCCTACCAG ATaatcttcttgttcttcggTCTCATTACGATCACATTCTCTGCAGTTGTATT AATCTTTATGCCGGACTCTCCAGTGCGAGCCAAGTTCCTTAAGGAGGATGACAAACTCGTTGCAATTGAGCG ACTCCGAATGAACCAGCAAGGTGTAGAAAACAACCAATGGAAATGGGACCATGTGAAAGAAGCCTGCCTAGATCTGAAAACATGGTTCTGGTTCGTACTGATGTTCGCCATATC TCTCCCAAGCGGTGGTATATCTACTTTCGGCCCCTTAATCATCGAATCTTTCGGCTTTGACCAATTCAAGACTATCCTCTTCAACATACCCTTTGGCGCAGTTCAACTCATCGCTACCATGGGAGGCGCATGGATGGCTACGGCGCTGAAAATGAAGGGACCCGTTATTGTCTTGCTATGTCTGCCCTCGATTGCTGGGTGTGTGATGCTGTTGCGTATTGCGCATGATGTGGCTCATAAAGCACCTTTGTTGGCCGGATATTACATT ATATCTGTTTATCCAGGCATAA CACCATTGATTTACTCCTGGTCCGCCGGAAACACAGCAGGCGAAACGAAAAAGAAAGTCACAACGGGTCTTTTGCTCATCGGCCAATGTACCGGTAAT GTCGTTGGTCCTAATCTGTACACAACCTCCGACGCACCGCTTTATACACGCGGTCTGGTGTCCAGTCTTGCGATGTTTTGCATCATCATCTTGCTGAGCTT ATTTAACATGGCATATCTCCTCCTTCTAAACAAGAAACACGAAAAGCAACGAGTATCCATGGGAAAGAGTTCCAAAATTATCGACAAATCCATGGCTGCTGTCGGCACTGTGTtcaaggaagaagaggagggcaAAGTCCAGCAGGGGGAAGGGGTTGATGATAATGCATTCAGGGACCTGACCGATTTGGATAACGAAGATTTTGTCTATGTATATTGA
- a CDS encoding putative C6 transcription factor (COG:S;~EggNog:ENOG410PN68), producing the protein MLIAACYSAERSLLLSFATRLALDLNMDEAFENLIQRLAMWETDVCHDPKEERSLMRESRTWFGLLVLEHIFRVDGGKPPGIRFGGSARRCRALLGHPSSTVLDLRLFAQVELNILRANINDTLGSRTFDKLDITNFVHETKIDLDLWFDDWLRIIENSPAATEEKPFLLAALRVQKCWAELTLHCKALQSMGVENVAAISPTEQSILLTAKGAAKKHLALITTEPDHYLAQLRYAMDFVWAKCAFCFLLLLKLSRLLPERDEEHRELLRQGETLLEELSKAGPGNTIYLQILKMSIEKYGRTLQDNNERDTETDTEATGPFWELFDAQTDLQSFVPEQFVSEWEFPGLNLFYFPIAWQDFFGDFSLAI; encoded by the exons ATGCTCATCGCCGCTTGCTACTCCGCCGAACGCTCTCTGCTACTCTCATTCGCAACCAGACTGGCCCTGGATTTGAATATGGACGAGGCGTTCGAGAATCTTATACAGCGTTTGGCAATGTGGGAAACGGATGTGTGTCACGATCCCAAGGAGGAGCGTTCTTTGATGCGGGAATCTAGAACTTGGTTCGGGCTATTGGTTCTGGAGCATAT ATTCCGGGTTGATGGAGGAAAGCCACCTGGAATTCGATTTGGAGGAAGTGCGCGCCGCTGTAGGGCTTTGCTCGGTCATCCTTCGTCGACTGTTTTAGATTTGCGTCTTTTTGCACAGGTTGAG TTGAATATCCTGAGAG CAAACATCAACGACACTCTAGGCTCAAGAACTTTTGACAAATTAGATATCACGAACTTCGTACACGAGACCAAGATAGATCTTGATCTCTGGTTCGA CGACTGGCTGCGTATCATTG AAAATTCACCCGCTGCAACCGAAGAAAAGCCCTTCCTTCTAGCTGCCCTCCGCGTACAGAAGTGCTGGGCCGAACTAACCCTCCACTGCAAAGCTCTACAATCAATGGGCGTCGAGAATGTCGC CGCAATATCCCCTACAGAACAATCCATCCTCCTAACAGCCAAAGGCGCCGCCAAAAAGCACCTCGCCCTCATCACAACCGAACCAGACCACTACCTCGCCCAACTGCGCTACGCAATGGACTTCGTCTGGGCGAAATGCGCATTCTGTTTCCTCCTTCTGCTCAAATTATCACGACTCCTTCCTGAACGGGACGAAGAGCATAGAGAGTTGCTGAGACAGGGTGAGACGCTACTTGAGGAACTGTCAAAAGCTGGTCCGGGGAATACTATCTACCTGCAGATATTGAAGATGAGTATTGAGAAATATGGACGGACGTTGCAGGACAATAATGAGAGGGATACAGAGACAGATACAGAGGCCACGGGTCCATTTTGGGAGTTGTTCGATGCACAGACGGATTTGCAGTCGTTTGTGCCCGAGCAGTTTGTCTCAGAGTGGGAGTTTCCGGGGCTGAATTTGTTTTATTTTCCGATTGCGTGGCAGGATTTCTTTGGGGATTTTTCGTTGGCAATCTGA
- a CDS encoding putative mitochondrial carrier protein (Ymc1) (COG:C;~EggNog:ENOG410PG0F;~InterPro:IPR018108,IPR023395,IPR002067;~PFAM:PF00153;~go_process: GO:0055085 - transmembrane transport [Evidence IEA]) produces the protein MEAEAFEDLQKGGGALRAVKDLTAGAVGGVAQVLIGQPFDIVKVRLQTTTQYANALDCASKIFKNEGPAAFYKGTLTPLIGIGACVSVQFGAFHEARRRLEELNKKKYANPALSYGQYYLAGGFAGITNSVLSGPIEHVRIRLQTQPHGADRLYNGPIDCIKKLSAHEGVMRGLFRGQAVTYLREIQAYGMWFLTFELLMNQDARRNNINREDISSLKVASYGGLAGEALWLSSYPLDVVKSKMQCDGFGAERQFINMRDCFKKTYATEGLAGFWKGIGPTLLRAMPVSAGTFAVVELTMRALG, from the exons ATGGAAGCGGAGGCATTTGAAGATTTGCAAAAGGGGGGAGGAGCCCTCCGGGCTGTCAAGGATTTGACTGCTGGCGCTGTTGGCGGTGTTGCACAGGTTCTTATTG GACAACCATTCG ATATCGTCAAGGTGCGGCTGCAAACAACGACACAATACGCCAATGCCCTTGATTGTGCCAGCAAGATTTTCAAGAATGAGGGACCTGCGGCTTTCTACAAGGGTACCTTGACCCCGTTGATTGGAATTGGTGCTTGC GTCAGTGTGCAATTTGGCGCTTTCCACGAAGCCCGCAGACGCCTTGAAGAGctcaacaagaagaaatatGCCAACCCCGCCCTATCTTACGGCCAATACTACCTTGCTGGTGGTTTCGCCGGTATCACCAACTCTGTTCTCTCTGGACCCATCGAGCACGTCCGTATCCGCCTGCAAACCCAGCCCCACGGCGCAGACAGGCTGTACAACGGCCCAATCGACTGCATCAAGAAGCTCTCCGCTCACGAAGGCGTGATGCGGGGTCTCTTCAGAGGTCAGGCTGTGACCTACCTCCGTGAAATCCAGGCCTACGGTATGTGGTTCTTGACGTTCGAGCTCCTCATGAACCAGGACGCCAGACGCAACAACATCAATCGCGAGGATATTTCCAGCTTGAAGGTCGCCTCGTATGGTGGTTTGGCCGGTGAGGCACTCTGGCTGAGCAGCTACCCGCTGGATGTTGTCAAGAGTAAGATGCAGTGCGATGGGTTCGGTGCTGAGCGGCAATTCATCAATATGAGGGACTGCTTCAAGAAGACCTATGCTACTGAGGGATTGGCTGGTTTCTGGAAGGGTATTGGCCCGACTTTGCTGAGGGCTATGCCTGTGTCGGCTGGAACATTTGCTGT TGTCGAACTTACCATGAGAGCTTTGGGTTAA